The Methylacidimicrobium sp. B4 genome contains a region encoding:
- a CDS encoding biopolymer transporter ExbD, whose product MMKRFSERSSTRGFAELNVTPMLDFAFTLLVIFLITTPLLESGIDVALPQAAANRHPPDPRFVQTLTVARSGALYWNQQRITSAQLPVKIAEALHAHPDLAVAVYADRDLRYQELVAVFDALQTGGVPQVALVHSDGQPERSPPAP is encoded by the coding sequence ATGATGAAACGCTTTTCCGAGCGATCTTCGACGCGCGGGTTTGCGGAGCTGAACGTGACTCCGATGCTCGATTTTGCCTTTACGCTTTTGGTGATTTTTTTGATCACGACACCACTCCTGGAAAGCGGCATCGACGTCGCGCTGCCGCAAGCGGCCGCCAATCGCCATCCTCCCGATCCCCGCTTTGTGCAGACCCTTACGGTCGCCCGATCCGGAGCGCTCTATTGGAATCAGCAGCGGATCACGAGCGCGCAGCTCCCTGTCAAGATCGCAGAAGCTCTTCACGCTCATCCGGATCTGGCGGTCGCGGTCTACGCCGACCGCGATCTTCGCTACCAGGAGCTGGTGGCTGTCTTCGATGCGCTGCAAACCGGTGGAGTTCCTCAAGTGGCTCTCGTGCATTCGGATGGGCAGCCGGAACGCTCTCCTCCTGCTCCTTGA
- a CDS encoding TonB C-terminal domain-containing protein, translated as MPRDSISREPSLPQGESFPIRSFRRTYPLVAAGHLLALLLCVLLAKFMSNRSSALSFFSPVSVGRTGVGAGPPLRSHAVPGKPPPYSTSGAAPTPKEASPVGKLPGAAMKPPPAPAAKKHGEPPRKPLIRPNLQEVTRALPAAAPRRARPSPQTVSSQTSPPGNGEAAGESASNSSSLGPGWYYSLIRDRLYAAWDQPLGLSNQNLVARVQIFVAKDGRISKPVLLSPSANEEFDRTVLAAAHQVDTVGEPRPSDVPEIVTVTFRMVH; from the coding sequence GTGCCGCGCGACTCGATCTCTCGTGAGCCATCCCTGCCGCAGGGAGAATCATTTCCGATCCGTTCCTTCCGGCGAACCTACCCTCTGGTGGCCGCCGGCCACCTCCTGGCGCTGCTGCTTTGCGTTCTGCTCGCCAAATTCATGTCGAACCGCTCGTCCGCACTCTCCTTTTTTTCCCCCGTCTCCGTGGGAAGAACGGGGGTGGGCGCGGGTCCGCCCCTGCGGAGTCATGCGGTTCCGGGAAAGCCTCCGCCCTATTCGACATCTGGAGCGGCGCCGACCCCGAAAGAGGCTTCCCCGGTGGGGAAGCTTCCTGGTGCGGCGATGAAGCCTCCGCCCGCTCCGGCGGCAAAAAAGCATGGCGAGCCGCCCAGGAAACCTCTTATTCGGCCCAACCTGCAGGAAGTCACGCGCGCTCTCCCTGCGGCTGCCCCCCGCCGCGCCCGACCTTCGCCCCAAACCGTCTCTTCGCAGACGAGCCCACCCGGCAACGGAGAGGCAGCCGGGGAATCAGCCTCGAATTCTTCCTCGCTCGGGCCTGGCTGGTACTACTCCCTCATTCGCGATCGTCTTTACGCGGCCTGGGATCAACCTTTGGGCCTCTCGAATCAAAACCTTGTCGCAAGGGTCCAGATTTTCGTTGCCAAGGATGGCCGCATCTCTAAACCTGTGCTCCTCAGCCCATCCGCCAATGAGGAGTTTGACCGCACCGTCCTGGCAGCGGCCCATCAGGTCGACACGGTGGGGGAGCCTCGTCCTTCCGATGTGCCCGAAATCGTCACGGTCACCTTCCGCATGGTGCATTGA
- a CDS encoding J domain-containing protein translates to MRERIRTFLSDERRQFRSWIEKHFPALAREIEQAEGSLHELRQLVFEVESMSWLKGQGLALSYRKVSAKRSSRPAAEKPDRKRGPGEEPLDSGLRESVEIGETRRRLKKAYRILARRLHPDVNGGGDGKRMERWRAVQLAYQAGDLDLLESFCLQDDGTLGQGESLSWLTGRVSRTEKTLARALRELQSYRRDPAWGCGRGGWESTVGPKVEAWLRARLAEIRKETRELKSRTRQWQRESERMLRAEQDRERPRVSDVR, encoded by the coding sequence GTGCGCGAGCGCATCCGCACGTTTCTTTCTGATGAGCGCCGCCAGTTCCGTTCCTGGATCGAAAAGCACTTTCCCGCATTGGCGCGCGAAATCGAGCAGGCGGAAGGGTCTCTGCACGAGCTCAGGCAGCTCGTCTTCGAAGTCGAGTCGATGAGCTGGCTTAAAGGGCAAGGACTCGCCCTGTCCTATCGCAAGGTGTCGGCGAAGCGCTCCTCTCGCCCAGCGGCAGAGAAGCCCGATCGCAAGAGAGGCCCGGGAGAGGAGCCTCTCGATTCGGGGCTCCGGGAGAGCGTGGAGATCGGAGAAACGAGGAGGCGGCTGAAAAAGGCTTACCGAATCCTGGCCAGAAGGCTCCACCCCGACGTGAACGGGGGCGGAGACGGGAAGCGCATGGAGCGGTGGAGGGCCGTCCAACTCGCCTATCAAGCGGGAGATTTGGATCTCTTGGAATCCTTTTGCCTGCAGGACGACGGCACCCTCGGCCAGGGGGAGTCGCTTTCCTGGCTGACCGGGAGAGTATCCCGGACGGAGAAGACATTGGCGCGCGCCCTTCGCGAGCTCCAGAGCTACCGCAGGGATCCGGCGTGGGGCTGTGGACGGGGCGGCTGGGAATCGACGGTGGGACCCAAGGTCGAGGCTTGGCTTCGAGCGAGGCTCGCCGAGATACGGAAGGAGACGCGCGAGCTCAAGAGTCGAACCCGGCAATGGCAGCGGGAGTCGGAGCGGATGCTCCGCGCGGAGCAAGATCGTGAACGACCAAGGGTTTCGGACGTCCGCTGA
- a CDS encoding CHASE2 domain-containing protein, translated as MNDQGFRTSADEGAPSPAAAQSRQNEKKRLRIAVLLASLWSILLAIFAYEGFLSDWEERIARWEDLIPSESKSVHFALIAIDHIPADRPWPWPRLEYALCLRGLLAQLPQSVVFEVLLSENGPKMSSFDQTFASLVRRMDRVCFAADALLGDRQGDPLPPDAARLPGSPGLERLTEYRSVIWPGATFARDCPVGLANLEIGSGEVRSLPLVFRVRDALVPSLPLQASAVFLGADLRQATVRLGHAIILRDRRGKRIRTIPIDADGRIALRYRLSPKTIPRVDYDSYLVYANQAIHGQLSGDELPPLRGRQVWIGVTDGEIVPKLSTPVGKMTPVELQMQITRQIVDGEFIRPLPWLLTAAATFVLCLWGARLFVRLPAFGAVPIIGVLFAGTVVVSIVTFFFVGLALPLVTLFLSAFGAVICGTAARLWNFTPLRQKEAFEPPAIVVEVASATEPPVHASDPIEVKPVWSPSEPPEKPTPPPSSSLTRLQGALRRLEERRRRGGPTERNGLPGER; from the coding sequence GTGAACGACCAAGGGTTTCGGACGTCCGCTGACGAGGGAGCTCCCTCGCCTGCCGCGGCCCAGTCGCGACAGAACGAGAAAAAGCGGCTTCGGATCGCCGTGCTGCTGGCTTCGCTCTGGTCGATTCTTCTGGCGATCTTTGCCTATGAAGGATTCTTGTCAGACTGGGAGGAAAGAATTGCCCGCTGGGAAGATCTCATTCCTTCCGAGTCCAAGAGCGTCCATTTCGCTCTCATTGCCATCGACCACATTCCGGCGGACCGGCCCTGGCCCTGGCCCCGGCTCGAATACGCCCTCTGCCTTCGCGGGCTGCTTGCGCAGCTGCCCCAGAGCGTCGTCTTCGAGGTCCTCCTCAGCGAGAACGGGCCGAAGATGAGTTCCTTCGACCAGACGTTCGCCTCTCTGGTCCGACGCATGGATCGCGTCTGTTTCGCGGCAGATGCCCTGCTGGGCGACCGCCAGGGGGACCCACTCCCACCCGACGCGGCCCGACTGCCCGGCTCGCCGGGGCTCGAGCGGCTGACGGAGTATCGATCCGTCATCTGGCCAGGAGCGACATTCGCCAGAGACTGCCCGGTTGGATTGGCTAACCTCGAGATCGGTTCGGGGGAAGTCCGCTCGCTACCCCTGGTATTCCGAGTCAGGGATGCCCTCGTCCCCTCCCTCCCCCTGCAGGCGTCCGCCGTCTTCCTCGGAGCGGATTTGCGGCAGGCGACCGTCCGTCTGGGCCACGCCATCATTCTTCGCGACCGACGGGGGAAGCGAATCCGCACGATCCCGATCGATGCCGACGGGCGGATCGCCCTACGCTATCGCCTGTCTCCCAAAACCATCCCCCGCGTCGACTACGACAGCTACTTGGTCTACGCCAATCAGGCGATCCATGGTCAGTTGAGCGGCGATGAGCTTCCCCCGCTTCGCGGCCGACAGGTCTGGATCGGAGTAACGGATGGGGAGATCGTCCCGAAGCTCTCTACTCCGGTTGGCAAGATGACACCGGTGGAGCTCCAGATGCAAATCACCCGGCAGATCGTCGACGGAGAGTTCATCCGTCCTCTGCCCTGGCTTCTCACGGCGGCGGCGACCTTTGTCCTCTGTCTTTGGGGTGCGCGGCTTTTCGTCCGGCTGCCTGCGTTTGGCGCGGTGCCGATCATTGGAGTCCTCTTCGCCGGTACGGTCGTCGTTTCCATCGTCACCTTTTTCTTCGTCGGCTTAGCACTTCCCCTCGTCACTCTTTTCCTCTCCGCCTTCGGCGCCGTAATCTGCGGTACGGCCGCGCGTCTCTGGAATTTTACTCCGTTGCGACAGAAAGAGGCGTTCGAGCCCCCGGCAATCGTGGTGGAAGTCGCTTCTGCTACGGAGCCTCCCGTCCATGCATCCGACCCGATCGAGGTCAAGCCGGTCTGGTCCCCCTCTGAGCCTCCCGAAAAACCCACTCCTCCTCCCTCTTCCTCCTTGACGCGCCTGCAAGGCGCCTTGCGGCGCCTCGAAGAGCGGAGGCGGCGGGGAGGTCCGACCGAAAGAAATGGCCTCCCTGGGGAGAGATGA
- a CDS encoding VWA domain-containing protein: protein MTWRSPSWLILGVPLLATAAFLLWRSKAPAPKGKSFLRLVPEEGRWAIRSGPRVFRRRPWLLILSGLLSILALAGPQWGQSPRQLLRPSSDVILALDLSRSMTTPDLTPSRLDRAKLLIRTFLQEAAGQRIGLLVFSNSAQLAVPLTTDYRALEELLGELGSASLPEAGTDFSAFLEEACDAFSQSDAARRILLVLSDGEDHGNGWKERLPRLIREGVRVYAIGLGTDRGGLIPDPKGGFLKDEAGHPVLSHLQPEGLRALASATGGQYFRGDRWVSLSDIFGFDATADPSRLERTFGRTERFAYFLLPAVLCWSASLLLELPAFRSSPRVRSPLRPAASGSKLRLALLLGLAGLLTLLCSTPAHCGPATASGREAEDPLVRSVQALVRKDRLSASDYGTLARETISWCQSRREQGLSTGVISDGLAAVDQGERLDPRLFPWEQLRKELRALLESAHPRDAAPEGSSPSSENQGDSSPKLSRFRPWPTGRPVRPEGNGRPRPLPGGSAGKRQTSPPSSTAASSLPKDGEEPQARPAPSEPRNGARARLRQVERLDRPALLFERMRQKEAEQVDAPPDTMDW from the coding sequence ATGACCTGGCGTTCTCCTTCCTGGCTCATTCTGGGAGTTCCGCTCTTGGCCACGGCCGCATTTCTGCTCTGGCGGTCGAAGGCGCCCGCCCCGAAGGGGAAATCCTTTCTCCGTCTGGTTCCCGAGGAGGGGCGCTGGGCCATCCGGAGCGGCCCGCGCGTTTTCCGCCGGCGGCCTTGGCTCCTGATCCTCTCCGGCCTCCTGTCGATCCTGGCGCTCGCTGGACCGCAGTGGGGCCAGAGCCCTCGGCAACTCCTTCGCCCGTCGAGCGACGTGATCCTTGCCTTGGACCTCTCCCGGAGCATGACCACCCCCGATCTGACTCCCTCTCGCCTCGATCGCGCCAAGCTCTTGATTCGAACCTTTCTCCAGGAAGCTGCCGGCCAGCGGATCGGCCTCTTGGTCTTTTCCAACTCGGCGCAACTCGCCGTGCCTCTGACTACGGACTACAGGGCCCTCGAGGAGCTACTGGGCGAGCTCGGTTCCGCCAGTCTTCCGGAAGCGGGGACCGATTTCTCGGCCTTCCTGGAGGAGGCTTGCGATGCGTTTTCCCAGAGCGATGCGGCTCGCCGGATTCTTCTGGTCCTCAGCGATGGGGAAGACCACGGAAACGGTTGGAAGGAACGGCTTCCCCGGCTGATCCGTGAAGGCGTACGGGTTTATGCCATCGGTTTGGGCACAGACCGGGGGGGGTTGATTCCCGATCCCAAAGGGGGCTTCCTCAAGGACGAGGCGGGGCATCCGGTGCTCTCGCACCTGCAACCGGAGGGGCTGCGCGCCTTGGCCTCCGCCACCGGCGGGCAGTATTTTCGCGGGGACCGGTGGGTCAGCTTGTCCGACATCTTCGGATTTGACGCGACTGCGGACCCGTCCCGATTGGAGAGAACGTTTGGCCGGACGGAACGGTTCGCCTATTTCCTTCTTCCCGCTGTTCTCTGCTGGTCGGCCAGCCTGCTTTTAGAGCTGCCCGCGTTTCGTTCCTCTCCTCGTGTGCGTTCGCCGCTCCGCCCTGCGGCTTCCGGATCGAAGCTCCGCCTTGCTCTGCTTCTCGGGCTGGCGGGGCTGCTCACCCTTCTCTGCTCCACCCCGGCTCATTGCGGTCCAGCCACGGCTTCCGGCCGCGAAGCGGAGGACCCCCTGGTCCGATCCGTCCAGGCTCTTGTGAGGAAGGATCGGCTTTCCGCATCCGATTACGGCACTCTCGCCCGGGAAACGATCTCTTGGTGCCAGAGCCGGCGGGAGCAAGGGCTATCCACCGGGGTGATTTCGGACGGATTGGCCGCGGTCGACCAAGGGGAACGGCTGGATCCGCGTCTTTTCCCCTGGGAGCAGCTCCGCAAAGAGCTTCGGGCCTTGCTGGAGTCGGCTCATCCTCGGGACGCAGCCCCAGAGGGCTCTTCCCCTTCGTCCGAGAACCAGGGAGACTCTTCTCCAAAACTATCGCGGTTTCGTCCCTGGCCGACCGGTCGGCCCGTGCGGCCCGAGGGCAACGGCCGCCCACGCCCCTTGCCTGGAGGCTCCGCGGGAAAGAGGCAGACTTCCCCGCCGTCCTCGACGGCGGCCTCCTCTCTGCCCAAGGATGGAGAGGAGCCGCAGGCCCGTCCGGCGCCTTCGGAGCCCCGGAACGGAGCCAGAGCCCGCCTGCGCCAAGTGGAACGTCTCGACCGCCCGGCGCTCCTCTTTGAGCGAATGCGGCAAAAGGAGGCGGAACAGGTCGATGCCCCGCCGGACACGATGGATTGGTGA
- a CDS encoding OmpA family protein, with amino-acid sequence MKSSPLLRRFLPTIDSPELFLLLTLLVGASGCAGPKKSGGVSAPEEESLTTSPLPSRGDFNPETDVNYAPLHAETVYFAFDSSAIPNGERGKLEKVAQWMTDNPESSLLLAGHCDERGTEEYNRGLGERRALAVREYLIGLGISPQRLHTISYGKDRPVSSGHSEAAYVRNRRVELGVIGR; translated from the coding sequence ATGAAGTCATCCCCCCTTCTTCGCCGTTTTCTCCCCACGATCGACTCTCCCGAGCTTTTTCTCCTCCTGACTCTTCTCGTGGGTGCCTCTGGTTGCGCTGGCCCAAAGAAAAGTGGGGGCGTCTCGGCTCCGGAAGAGGAATCTCTCACCACTTCCCCCCTGCCAAGCCGTGGAGACTTCAATCCCGAGACCGATGTTAACTATGCCCCACTTCACGCCGAGACCGTCTATTTTGCGTTCGACAGCTCGGCGATCCCGAACGGAGAAAGAGGCAAGCTGGAGAAGGTGGCGCAGTGGATGACCGACAACCCCGAGAGCTCCCTTCTTTTGGCGGGCCATTGCGACGAGCGGGGCACGGAGGAATACAATCGCGGACTCGGAGAGCGCAGGGCGCTCGCGGTCCGCGAATATCTCATCGGCCTTGGCATCTCGCCCCAGCGGCTTCATACAATCAGTTACGGAAAGGATCGACCGGTCTCCTCCGGGCACAGCGAGGCGGCCTATGTCCGGAATCGCCGGGTCGAGCTGGGAGTCATCGGACGATAG
- a CDS encoding replication-associated recombination protein A produces MSGIAGSSWESSDDSRSLESLPRRRQEGAAFVARADLGYHRGVDELFPTASDSFPRDSKTIPLATRLRPRALEEIVGQEALLAPGKPLRRLVDADRLGSVILFGPPGSGKTSFAEAVASATKRPFARLNAADSGVPELRKILERASLHSSRRGEPTVVFLDEIHRFNRAQQDALLSGVEEGVIRLIGATTHNPCFALTAPLLSRSQVFEFAPLAPAHLDRLLSRALEDPERGLGRFRCRLDPMARKHFVATAEGDARRLLNTVEVAVLTTPPSPDGIIEIDLATAEASCRRKMPRYDRDEDEHYDTISAFIKAVRGGDPDSSLYWLAKMLVAGEDPRFLARRLVILASEDIGLADPSALSLAVAASQAVEQIGMPEGRIPLAEATVYLATSPKSNAAYAAINRAIETVERGETVPVPVALRDAHYAGAARMGRGIGYQYSHDYPEAISPQGYGVAPGSFYQPTDRGAEREIADRLKRWQLLRSQASRPSVEDAASSEKQ; encoded by the coding sequence ATGTCCGGAATCGCCGGGTCGAGCTGGGAGTCATCGGACGATAGCCGCTCCCTGGAGTCGCTCCCACGCAGACGGCAGGAAGGCGCGGCCTTTGTGGCACGCGCCGACTTGGGGTATCATCGAGGAGTGGACGAACTCTTCCCAACCGCGAGCGATTCCTTTCCGCGTGATTCGAAAACCATCCCGTTGGCGACCCGGCTTCGTCCGCGCGCCTTGGAAGAGATCGTGGGGCAAGAGGCCCTGCTCGCTCCCGGGAAGCCGCTGCGTAGGCTCGTCGATGCCGACCGGCTCGGTTCCGTAATCCTCTTTGGACCGCCGGGTAGCGGCAAGACCTCCTTTGCCGAGGCTGTCGCGTCCGCAACCAAGCGGCCATTTGCGCGACTCAACGCCGCGGATTCCGGCGTTCCGGAGCTTCGCAAGATCCTGGAACGCGCCTCCCTCCATTCTTCCCGGCGGGGCGAGCCGACCGTGGTATTTCTCGACGAGATCCATCGGTTCAATCGGGCGCAGCAGGACGCGCTGCTTTCCGGAGTAGAAGAGGGGGTGATCCGGCTGATCGGTGCGACGACGCACAACCCGTGCTTTGCGCTGACGGCACCCCTTCTTTCGCGGTCCCAGGTCTTCGAGTTTGCTCCCCTTGCGCCAGCCCATTTGGACCGCCTCCTCTCCCGAGCCCTGGAAGATCCCGAGCGCGGCCTGGGCCGGTTTCGCTGCCGTTTGGATCCCATGGCCCGCAAACACTTTGTTGCGACCGCCGAAGGGGATGCGCGGCGTCTCCTCAATACCGTGGAGGTGGCCGTTCTCACGACCCCGCCTTCCCCGGATGGGATCATCGAAATCGACTTGGCGACCGCCGAAGCTTCGTGCCGGCGGAAGATGCCTCGCTACGATCGGGACGAGGACGAGCACTACGATACGATTTCGGCGTTCATCAAAGCGGTTCGCGGGGGAGATCCGGACTCGAGCCTGTACTGGCTGGCGAAGATGCTGGTTGCCGGCGAGGATCCGCGATTCCTTGCCCGGCGGCTCGTCATCTTGGCATCGGAAGACATCGGACTCGCCGATCCCTCGGCCCTCTCGCTCGCCGTTGCCGCCTCTCAGGCAGTCGAGCAGATCGGGATGCCCGAAGGCCGGATCCCGTTGGCCGAGGCGACCGTCTACTTGGCCACCTCCCCGAAGAGCAACGCTGCCTACGCGGCCATCAATCGGGCGATCGAGACGGTGGAACGCGGAGAGACCGTTCCTGTTCCGGTCGCCCTCCGCGATGCCCACTACGCGGGCGCGGCCCGAATGGGACGCGGGATCGGTTATCAGTACAGCCACGACTATCCCGAGGCGATCTCTCCGCAAGGCTATGGCGTTGCTCCCGGCAGCTTCTACCAACCCACGGATCGGGGGGCGGAAAGGGAGATCGCCGACCGTCTGAAGCGATGGCAGCTCCTGCGCTCGCAGGCGAGCCGGCCGTCCGTGGAAGACGCCGCGTCTTCCGAAAAGCAGTAG
- a CDS encoding biopolymer transporter Tol encodes MEVTGGKVGVALLPFTGPESAKAHAIVSADLARTLLIQVASGGPERFEATATVGSGSLTGRLVDRLQKGAPMERTFAGDLRTIAHQFADMITQQATGVSGFATSRIAFISQDTGFKELYIMDIDGANVQRLTADRSISAHPRWSRDGALLAYTSYRSGYPDVFIVKLGKRTRSRVAFFPGINSGAAFSPDDLTLALTLSKDGNPEIYLMPVEGGIPRRLTHNRATNTSPSWSPDGKEIVYTSDERGSVQLFVISAQGGTARRLLTGNAYSSEPDWSPDGKRIAYVARIAGEFQVGVYELSSATATLLSSGGGEDPSWTRNSRHLVFAHSGSLYLMDSVTKQIVALPNGLSRCSEPSASP; translated from the coding sequence GTGGAGGTGACCGGTGGCAAGGTGGGGGTGGCACTCCTGCCCTTCACCGGACCCGAATCGGCCAAGGCTCATGCCATCGTGAGCGCCGATCTAGCCCGGACCCTTCTCATTCAGGTGGCTTCTGGCGGGCCGGAGCGCTTCGAAGCCACCGCCACGGTGGGCAGCGGGTCGCTGACCGGCCGTCTTGTCGATCGACTCCAGAAAGGGGCACCGATGGAACGGACCTTCGCCGGCGATCTGCGCACGATTGCGCATCAGTTTGCCGACATGATCACCCAGCAGGCGACGGGCGTCTCCGGCTTTGCAACCAGCCGCATCGCGTTCATTTCGCAGGACACGGGTTTCAAGGAGCTTTATATCATGGACATCGATGGAGCGAATGTTCAGCGCCTTACCGCGGATCGGTCCATCAGCGCCCATCCTCGTTGGAGCCGCGACGGCGCCCTTTTGGCCTACACCTCCTACCGAAGCGGCTACCCGGATGTATTTATCGTGAAGCTCGGCAAACGGACGCGCAGCCGAGTGGCCTTTTTCCCCGGCATCAATTCGGGTGCGGCTTTTTCGCCCGACGATCTGACCCTGGCGCTCACGCTCAGCAAGGACGGAAACCCGGAAATCTATCTTATGCCCGTCGAAGGGGGAATTCCCCGCCGACTGACGCATAACCGGGCGACCAATACCTCGCCGAGCTGGTCTCCCGACGGAAAGGAGATCGTCTACACCTCGGACGAACGAGGGAGCGTCCAGCTATTCGTGATTTCGGCCCAGGGGGGAACGGCTCGCCGCCTGCTGACTGGGAATGCCTACAGCTCGGAGCCCGATTGGTCTCCGGACGGAAAGAGAATCGCCTATGTCGCCCGGATTGCCGGGGAATTTCAAGTCGGCGTCTATGAGCTCTCTTCCGCGACGGCGACGCTGCTGAGCAGCGGGGGGGGCGAAGACCCGTCCTGGACGAGAAACTCCCGCCACCTGGTGTTTGCGCATAGCGGCTCCCTCTACCTCATGGATTCGGTCACCAAGCAGATCGTGGCTCTTCCGAACGGTCTTTCTCGTTGCTCCGAACCCTCTGCCTCACCCTGA
- a CDS encoding MotA/TolQ/ExbB proton channel family protein: MESLALVNYFAAAGLVYAFEKATLASKLILFLLLLASSLSWTVIFVKLGQLRYARRQTRRFLQRLRTDAWYLPYVNRERFPGSPEHAVYSAAFRELLHQAHALSVTGESSLETLLPEILVKPPAMKAVEGAIERELGTQGLYLEEQMVLLATAASGAPFLGLLGTVWGVMDAFSDIAVVGKASLAAMAPGVSGSLICTVTGLLVAIPALFAYNFLIATIRSQVIRMENFAAELQSEIESRFLEPE, from the coding sequence ATGGAAAGCCTTGCCTTGGTCAACTATTTTGCCGCCGCGGGTCTGGTTTACGCCTTTGAGAAGGCGACGCTGGCGAGCAAGTTGATCCTCTTCCTGCTGCTCCTGGCATCTTCGCTGAGCTGGACGGTGATCTTTGTCAAGCTGGGCCAACTCCGTTACGCACGCCGCCAGACCCGGCGCTTCCTCCAGAGGCTGCGTACCGATGCGTGGTATCTTCCGTATGTCAACCGGGAGCGGTTTCCTGGTTCTCCTGAGCACGCCGTCTACTCGGCGGCCTTTCGCGAGCTGCTGCACCAGGCGCATGCTCTCTCCGTTACGGGGGAATCCTCCTTGGAAACTCTGCTTCCCGAGATCCTGGTGAAACCGCCGGCAATGAAGGCGGTCGAGGGAGCGATCGAGCGCGAGCTGGGCACGCAGGGCCTCTACTTGGAGGAGCAGATGGTGCTTTTGGCGACCGCCGCCTCTGGAGCCCCTTTTCTCGGCCTTTTGGGAACGGTTTGGGGGGTCATGGATGCATTCAGCGACATTGCCGTTGTCGGCAAGGCGTCCCTTGCCGCGATGGCACCGGGAGTCTCTGGCTCTCTGATCTGTACGGTTACCGGGCTTCTGGTGGCGATTCCCGCGCTTTTCGCCTACAATTTCCTGATTGCGACCATTCGTTCGCAGGTCATTCGCATGGAAAATTTTGCTGCCGAACTGCAGAGCGAAATCGAGAGCAGATTCCTGGAACCGGAATGA